Genomic window (Nymphaea colorata isolate Beijing-Zhang1983 chromosome 1, ASM883128v2, whole genome shotgun sequence):
TTCTGGGTACCAGTCGATGCTTCGAGATGACACCCATGTTATGTTATGCTTCAACATGCTATAGCACTGGAAGTTGATGCTGTGAAATTCAAAATAGAGACTGTCTGATTTGCATTTTACTTATAAAAATGTGTTCAACCGTCTTTATAAACCCGTCATCAGGTCTTAAGAACACCTCAACAATGAGACTGTAATCTTTTTGGAATAAATTTAATGCATTATGTTTGCACAGGCTTCTTTACAGACAGATATATTACATCCAATAGAGAACCCCTTCATGTTTAGGATATGGTTTTAGGACTTTGGCTTTCTTACTCGTTGCCAAATTCAATTTCTGATGAATTTAAATGTGTCACAAAATTCCGCATGAATCGGCCAATTTGGATCGATTGGTAGTGATTCGAGATTGGCCCGGTTCAGATCACAATTAGGGGGAGATCGTGAATCGGCCGATCTTCGGTAGAATCAGCTGAATCTATTTTCCTTTTCGgtcactttttttcttcataattttctttcacgggttttttttttctgttttcttcgcCAATTcctaatttttgttaaaatgtgATCTTATTAAATCTGGTTCACAAACGATTCGCTTCTTAGGGTCTACTTTTGCATGCTTCTGCTTAGCCTGGTttagattttttggattcatCTTTCGTGAACCAATTGGTTGATTATGAACGAATATCACtgatcaaccaaaaaaaaaatctctccaTTGATAGGATTATTCAAAGGTTGCCACCTTATATATTGCATTCATAaaatataagaatttggaaatatgaaagtTTTATATAAATTATTGTGGGCCATATGATCAAATCAATGAAGGTCCATATGCTGtgatcaatttaaaaaaaaaattcctctaAAAGGACAAATAGCAACAACCCATTTGACTTtgtaaaaaaagtatttttaaagCGGCACTAGATTGTCCAGTCAAGtcatcatattttcaaaatttcactttttaatttcttggttATCATACTGACGTATATTGTATTAGGATTTTGAATCGGCTTAGTCGACTCCAAGAAAGAAATTTGATAAAGATCTAGCTCGATTGCATATGACATATAAATGTCAGATCTTTTGTCAGCAACTCCAAATTCAGTTTCTGAATTTTAGTTTTATTATTCAATCAGCACAAAGAATCCATCTGAttaaatttgcatttgtttAAAGCTGGATAATACTTGAATAAAAAAACTCACATCCCTAGGTAAATTTGTTAgcttgttcttttcattttgacCACACAAATGTAAAACCACTTACTTTATTCAACGCAACAAGTGTCTTAAGTGCGGTTTCTTTGTTCGTTGGCAATTcttatatgtaatatataagaGTTGGAGAAATCAAGGGCCTGCAATAGACAAAGGAACAACTCAAAGAGAAAACTTAGAACTCATTAGAAGTACATTCCGATACAACTGACTTGTACGCCCCCGTTTGATTGCgctaaaatattttcataatttcaagTCTCTTCATCAAGATTTCCAATTTCACTTCGACCTTCTTAGGTCAGACTGAAATCCAGTTCACATTGCACCTGGATGGCTTCCATGTAGAAAAATATCCAGGATTTGTTGTGTTCTGTTTGGCTTGTTAAGCTTCCTAGAGAATTTGTATGTAAAATCAAACACATCCCCATAAAAGTCCTAGTTAATTTGTATGTAAAAACAAACACATCCCCAAAAAATCCTTTTAAGAGGATTAGGACTTACCACTTGGAGCCAAAACCCTTTTTCCTCCTTAAGAGCTGTTCCTGTATCTGATGAACAGACTATAACTGACATTTTGGTACTGTTCTCTTTAACAGGTCACACATTATTTTGGCGTCACCAACACAACCAATTAAGTTGTGCTCGTTGGAGCTCTCAAACAATCCTCTTTGAGGTATTTGGCAGCAAAAACATTGtattactgtttcatgaatatgttttaaTTTACAGGAACATACATTCAATATGATATTATTACCAAACGCTCTTTTGGATCTCATTAAACATACAATTAATACAAACCAATGACAAAatatgccatatatatatatatatatatatatatatatatatatatatatatatatataatttttctttattcaatcgTTCAACCATGAAGAACAGGTACCAAGCATATCATGTTGAACCAAACGTGGTACGCGGACTTCAAGTTCAAACACGAAATGGTCATAACGAGGGGGCCATGAGGCTGCTCCACAAATTTCCAGCCAACCTCCTCCCTTCTTATGGCTCCCACCTCCTTAAAAGAATAAGGTACTCCCCATTGACAATTTACAGAAGCTATAAGTCCTCTCTGTTCTGTCCTCATCCCCTCCAATCACTCCACCTTCACCCTTTCCCATTCTCTCAGCAGTTCAGGAACCAGTTTCACAGGAATGCCTGGTCCCAAGGAAGGTCATTTGCCGGGGGGATATGCCGGCACTCCGCAAGGCACTCGGCCCCTTCCGCCCTACCGCCGCCCCCACCGCGGTCGCGCCTGCTGCGGAATCTGCCTCCTCCTCAAGGTCTTGATCAAGATCATCGTCGCCATCGTCATCGTCCTGGCGATTGCCGCCCTCGTCGTCTGGCTGGTTCTCAGACCGACTAATTTGGTGTTCTACGCCGAAAACGCCTATGTGACAAGTTTCAATCTCACCAACGCTGGCATTCTCACTTACGATCTCAAGATGGACATGAGTCTGAGAAACCCCAACAAGAAAGTTGGGGTTTACTATGAGGATGTAGAGGTACTGGCTTTCTATGGTGGGCAGAGATTTGGGTGGATCAATCTTCCGAGTTTCTACCAGGGGCACAAGAACACCACCATGATCTACCCTGCTTTCGGTGGAAAACCTACGATGATTTCTGAGGGCTCGGTTGGCAACGAGTTCAACAGAGATAGTGTGAAGCAATTGTATCATATTGTAGTGAAGTTGAAGACCAACATGAAGTTCAAGGTTGGGAGCCTCAAGACGAACAAGTTTTCCGCCAGAATTGTTTGTGATTTGTTGGTTCCATTGGCTGCAACTAATTCATCTGGTGAAGTTGGTTTTAGCAGAACCAAGTGTGATCTTCACGTTCTGTAACTGTGGTCTTCGTTCTtctgtttaatttttctttttttgggttttcatttgtttttttccatCTGTTCTTTGTCAGATATTCTATTTTCCATTGAACCAGTGGGGTTGAAAGCCAAGAAGGGCCGATCAAGGCTGTCACGTTCAGGCACTGGTGTCCATCACAT
Coding sequences:
- the LOC116245263 gene encoding NDR1/HIN1-like protein 3, whose product is MPGPKEGHLPGGYAGTPQGTRPLPPYRRPHRGRACCGICLLLKVLIKIIVAIVIVLAIAALVVWLVLRPTNLVFYAENAYVTSFNLTNAGILTYDLKMDMSLRNPNKKVGVYYEDVEVLAFYGGQRFGWINLPSFYQGHKNTTMIYPAFGGKPTMISEGSVGNEFNRDSVKQLYHIVVKLKTNMKFKVGSLKTNKFSARIVCDLLVPLAATNSSGEVGFSRTKCDLHVL